One Synechococcus sp. Nb3U1 genomic window, TGAATCTACCACGGTCAAGCTTAGAATGCAAGTGTTTTAGGATTCAATTCCAGCTCACCAGCTAGGGCGGTCTGGGATGTGTCTAGAAAGCCAACCGTGATTTCAGTTACTACAGTCTTTTCCGACTTCACGTACAACACAAGGTCAAGAAGAAATTCTTGTTGGACAAAGGGTTGGCCTGCATCGACTGTGGTATGTATCTGTGGTATATATCGCTGGAAAGGGCTGTACCTTTGCTATTAGTTGGATCCCATTGCTTGACAGGAACCGAGACTTTGATCCGTTTGTCGCCCAGCAGGGCTTGATTTCAGCGTTGTCATCCGTTGTCAAAGTTGCGCCTGGATGTCATCGAAGATGGCCCCATCGTCGAAGAATTGTTGCTGCACGGCATCCCAACCCCCTAAATCCTCCACTGTGAACAGGTTGTCGAGGGTCGGGTACTGATCGGCAAACTCGGCAGCCACCTCTTTATTCACAGGGCGAAAGCCAACGGCGGCAAACTCCCGCTGGGCCTCGGGGGTAAACAAAAATGCCACAAACGCCTCTGCCACTTCGCGGGTACCCTTGCGATCCACAATCTCGTCCACTACGGCGACGGGATTCTCAATCGAGATACTGGAGCTAGGGAGGACATAGGGCAGATTCTTGCCGCGCCTATTCGCCAGCAGGACCTCATGCTCATAGGTGATCAGGGCATCCCCCTGACCTTTTTGGAAAAAGACATCGGTGGCTTCGCGGGCATCCCGAGATAAGACGCCGGCATTTTGGTAGACCTGGGTGGTGAACTCCAGCGCTTCATCATCAGTTGCCTCTTGAACTAGGGTTTTGTGTCCCCAGAGGCTCAAAAAGTTCCAGCGTGCCCCACCTGAGGTCTTGGGATTGGCGGTCACCACGTTGATACCCTCTTCAGCCAGATCATCCCAATCTTGGATCCCTTTGGGATTGCCCTCACGGGTGACGATCACCGCCACAGAGCGAGTCAGAATACCTCCGTTGGGGGCGCGGTCTTCCCAGCCTGGTTGGATCAAGTTCGCTTCTTGGATCCGATAAATATCCAAAGCCATCGCCAAAGCCACAACGTCAGCGTCTAACCCATCAATGACGGCGCGAGATTGGGTAGCAGATCCAGCATAGCTAGCTTCAATGAACACCCGTTGTCCAGTTTCCGCTTCCCACTGCGCAGCAAATTTAGGAATGATGTTGTCGTAGGCGGCACGGGTGACAGCATAGCTGACCAAGGTGAGATTTACCCGCTCTTGAGCCTGGCTAAGCGCAATAAACAGACGGCTCAAGACCAAACCAAACACAAACATACCGGTGGCTGCCAGAAATCCCCGTCGAGCAAAACCCACACAAAACACTGACATACACAAGTCCTAAAGCTCACTATAATCTACGGTAAATACGAAGGAAAACCGCACTTTATGTACGATCAAAGATAATACAAGTGACTTCGTAATGCAAGCGTTTTGCAATTGACTTGATTTGGGGTCCTTTCGAGAGGGATCCCTGTAGATGAAAAAGGGCTGCGGATGGCCCTAATGTTTTATAAAAGCTCTACAAATACAAAACAGAGAAAAGTCGTTCAGGGGGTGAAGCTGGGATCAGGCCAGCCCTTGCGCTTGTAGCTCTAACTTCACTATCCCCTGGTCACTCTCCACTCTCCACGGCCAGCCCTTGCGCTTGTAGCTCTAACAGTTCGTCCGCCATATCCAAAAAAGCCTCCCGATCCAGGTAGGAAACATCTCCCACCCATTCCCCCAGCTTGACTACATAGATTTCGCTCAGGGTAGGGCGCCGCTCCAGATCGCGGGAATAGGCTTTCACCAAGCCAATCACCGATTGCTTCTTCACAATCCGCCCATAGCGGGGATCATCCTTAGCCCGCAGGCGATAGGTGACCCCGGTTTCATCCCCCATTTCCATCTCAAACTGCCGCTCCTGCACCTCTTCGATATACAGGTCTCCGTTTTCGTCCAGCTTTTCCCGTTCCTCTACCACTACATTGATGCGGCGCGTGCGCAACACCTGTCCAAAAAACAGGCCCCCATAAGGGATCTCTCGAAACGCCAGTTGGCGGCGGGAAATGCCGTAGAGCGGCCCCCACAAGAAGGGGTACAACAAGGAGAGGATCCCGGCTAGAAAACAAATGGCCCCAAGAAAGGATCCCTCGCCAAAGGCACGGGAAAGCACCAGCAGTGCTACACCGACCAAAATAGCCGTGATGATGCGACCGGTGCTCTTGAGGGCATCGCTCCAGTAGGCGGCATACTGCAGGCGGGTCGGCACCACCGGAATCACCGCTTCACACTCTTCTGGGGTTAGCTCCAACAACATGCTCTAGGATCCTCAACAATGCCAAAATTAATCCGTAGCCCGATAGAGGGTAGGCCAGCCCCTATCTTAAAATGAGCTAGGAGCGCTTTGCTGCTGGGTTTACTTACTGCTCCAGTTACTGCTCTCTCCTCCCTGTGTCGTTTCGGATGGCTCAATCGAGCCTTAAGTCGCTAATATCAAGAGGTTGAGGCTCCCCTGTCCGTGCCATCTTCGCAGCCTTCTGACGCAATGCCAGATTGGGTAGAGACTGATCTGCAAAAACAAGTGGAGTTTTTGCAACAGCAGCTTGCCAGTGAACGAAAAGAGCGGATGCACCTGCTCACCCAGGTGGAGGAGTATTGGCAACAGATTCAAAAACTGACCCAAGAGAAGCGGGATCTGGAAATTTTATTGGAAACCACCACTGAACATGCCGATACCGTCGAGGCAGTTTTATTCCAGAAAACCGAAGAATTGGTCTTGGCCAAATCAGATTTGGAGCTGATCCTACAAACTACCACTGAGCATGGGGATACGATAGAAGCAGATCTACGGGCCTCTGAAGCTCGCTTTCGTAGCATTTTCGAAAATGCACCCGAGGGCATGTGTCAGATTTCACCGCAAGGACGATACTTAAGTGCAAATCAAGCCTTAGCTCGCATTTTTGGCTATGGATCCCCGGCAGATTTGCTGGCAAATTTGAAGCAGGGTATGGAGCAATTTTACGTAGATCCAGAGCATTATCAAACTTTTTTGCAAGGTTTACAAGCGAAGGGGCAAATTTCCCAATTTGAGGCTCAGGTGCAGCGATTGGATGGTCGTTTGGTCTGGATTTCACAAAGTGCACAGGCCGTGTATAGCCGCGAAGGCGAGTTGCTCTATTTCGAAAGCACTATCGAAGACATCACCGAGCGCAAGCACATAGATCAGATGAAAAAAGAATTTGTTTCGACAGTCAACCATGAGCTGCGTACTCCCCTAACTGCTATTCGAGGAGCCTTAGGCTTGATTATTGGTGGTGCAGCGGGAGAATTACCTTCCCAGGTGAAGTCTTTGGCGGAAATTGCCTATCGAAGTGTGGAACGGTTGGTAGCTTTGGTGAATGACATTCTCGATATTGAGAAGATCGAGGCGGGCCGAATGGAGTTCCAAATGCAGCCACAACAGATGTTGGAGCTGGTGCATCAGGCCATGGAAGACAATCGCACCTATGCC contains:
- a CDS encoding sulfate ABC transporter substrate-binding protein → MSVFCVGFARRGFLAATGMFVFGLVLSRLFIALSQAQERVNLTLVSYAVTRAAYDNIIPKFAAQWEAETGQRVFIEASYAGSATQSRAVIDGLDADVVALAMALDIYRIQEANLIQPGWEDRAPNGGILTRSVAVIVTREGNPKGIQDWDDLAEEGINVVTANPKTSGGARWNFLSLWGHKTLVQEATDDEALEFTTQVYQNAGVLSRDAREATDVFFQKGQGDALITYEHEVLLANRRGKNLPYVLPSSSISIENPVAVVDEIVDRKGTREVAEAFVAFLFTPEAQREFAAVGFRPVNKEVAAEFADQYPTLDNLFTVEDLGGWDAVQQQFFDDGAIFDDIQAQL
- a CDS encoding sensor histidine kinase, with amino-acid sequence MPSSQPSDAMPDWVETDLQKQVEFLQQQLASERKERMHLLTQVEEYWQQIQKLTQEKRDLEILLETTTEHADTVEAVLFQKTEELVLAKSDLELILQTTTEHGDTIEADLRASEARFRSIFENAPEGMCQISPQGRYLSANQALARIFGYGSPADLLANLKQGMEQFYVDPEHYQTFLQGLQAKGQISQFEAQVQRLDGRLVWISQSAQAVYSREGELLYFESTIEDITERKHIDQMKKEFVSTVNHELRTPLTAIRGALGLIIGGAAGELPSQVKSLAEIAYRSVERLVALVNDILDIEKIEAGRMEFQMQPQQMLELVHQAMEDNRTYATQYEVELQLDPSATECWVMGDSHRLLQVLTNLLSNACKFSPPGSTVQIQVGQLQGQVRVAVIDQGTGIPEAFKGRIFQKFAQADSSTTRMRGGTGLGLSICKAIIEQHRGEIGFDSAVGMGTTFYFLLPEYQPDISTENGFTIAKQ